The Haloferax sp. Atlit-12N genome window below encodes:
- a CDS encoding DUF4382 domain-containing protein encodes MTHTRRRFLTSAAGIAAATTAGLAGCMGTASATTGTLSTRVSDKPGDIDDFGSCVVTVSTVRVKPADGEAESLDAGGTALDLVELQGDASALVEEFELETGTYEFLQVEVSETDATLADGSSATVEVPGSAPLKFERSFEIRADETTTFTADFTPVKAGNAGKYVLQPVADEVTVTYETEETATDTESNETTTDSTANETTTNETTS; translated from the coding sequence ATGACACACACCAGACGACGCTTCCTCACGTCCGCCGCCGGAATCGCCGCCGCAACCACCGCCGGTCTCGCCGGCTGTATGGGCACCGCGTCCGCGACGACGGGGACGCTCTCGACTCGGGTGAGCGACAAGCCCGGCGACATCGACGACTTCGGGTCCTGCGTCGTGACGGTCTCGACGGTCCGCGTCAAGCCCGCCGACGGCGAGGCGGAGTCGCTCGACGCGGGCGGCACAGCACTCGACCTCGTCGAACTGCAGGGCGACGCCTCCGCGCTCGTCGAGGAGTTCGAACTTGAGACGGGCACCTACGAGTTCCTGCAGGTCGAGGTTTCGGAGACTGACGCGACCCTCGCAGACGGGTCGTCCGCGACCGTCGAGGTGCCCGGGTCCGCCCCGCTGAAGTTCGAGCGGTCCTTCGAGATTCGCGCCGACGAGACGACCACGTTCACGGCCGACTTCACGCCCGTCAAGGCCGGCAACGCGGGCAAGTACGTCCTCCAACCCGTCGCCGACGAGGTGACGGTGACGTACGAGACAGAGGAGACGGCGACCGACACGGAATCGAAC
- a CDS encoding DUF4397 domain-containing protein, with the protein MLKSLGATGLLLAGGATTVAARPGGVAAGDARFRVGHFSPDAPPVDVYVNGEPFPDLQGVPFGVLSDYFTVPAGTYQVEVTPAGDDSTVVIDTEVTLRRNRDYTIAATDVLANITAVVLTDTNRPAPYKKARVRVAHFSPDAPEVDIVVKDGPTLFSGLAFGDVSHYETVPAGTYDLQVVLSSDGTVVLDLPGTALAGGRTYSVFAIGFATGGSPGFSVLPVVDAVSPARAPPSNGNVCRVR; encoded by the coding sequence ATGCTGAAGAGCCTCGGCGCAACTGGACTCCTACTCGCTGGCGGCGCGACGACCGTGGCGGCACGCCCCGGCGGCGTCGCCGCGGGTGACGCGCGGTTCCGAGTCGGCCACTTCTCGCCCGACGCGCCCCCCGTAGACGTGTACGTGAACGGCGAGCCGTTCCCCGACCTGCAGGGCGTCCCGTTCGGCGTCCTCTCCGACTACTTCACCGTCCCGGCGGGGACGTATCAGGTCGAGGTCACGCCCGCGGGCGACGACTCGACGGTCGTCATCGACACCGAGGTCACGCTCCGGCGCAACCGTGATTACACTATCGCGGCGACGGACGTACTCGCCAACATCACGGCCGTCGTGCTCACGGACACGAACCGCCCGGCACCGTATAAGAAGGCCAGAGTCCGCGTCGCCCACTTCTCGCCCGACGCGCCCGAGGTCGACATCGTCGTCAAGGACGGCCCGACGCTGTTTTCGGGGCTGGCGTTCGGCGACGTCTCGCACTACGAGACGGTGCCTGCCGGAACGTACGACCTGCAGGTCGTCCTCTCGTCTGACGGGACGGTCGTGCTCGACCTCCCCGGAACGGCCCTCGCCGGCGGCCGGACCTACTCGGTGTTCGCCATCGGATTCGCAACCGGTGGGTCGCCCGGCTTCAGCGTCCTCCCCGTCGTCGACGCCGTCTCGCCCGCCCGCGCGCCGCCGTCCAACGGGAACGTCTGTCGCGTGCGCTGA